The following proteins come from a genomic window of Nocardioides albertanoniae:
- a CDS encoding carboxymuconolactone decarboxylase family protein: MTATRIAPAEITGFKGMLIKRFAKKMLGQVPSSVGVYWHNQKVLTGMSTLGSKVKKWDASDEQLKSFAHMAVASAVGCSWCLDFNYFEAHNQGLDTVKAREVPRWRVSEVFTPLERDVMAYAEEMSRAEPAVTDEMVSGLVAQLGEAAVIELTAVIAFANFSTRANVALGIESDGFAEACQLKPLAQVGGSR, encoded by the coding sequence ATGACTGCGACCCGGATTGCGCCGGCCGAGATCACCGGTTTCAAGGGGATGCTGATCAAGCGGTTCGCCAAGAAGATGCTGGGCCAGGTGCCGTCCTCGGTGGGCGTCTACTGGCACAACCAGAAGGTGCTGACGGGGATGTCGACCCTCGGCTCCAAGGTGAAGAAGTGGGACGCCAGCGACGAGCAGCTGAAGTCGTTCGCGCACATGGCTGTCGCCTCGGCGGTGGGGTGCAGCTGGTGCCTCGACTTCAACTACTTCGAGGCGCACAACCAGGGGCTCGACACGGTCAAGGCCCGGGAGGTGCCGCGCTGGCGCGTCTCCGAGGTGTTCACGCCGCTGGAGCGGGACGTGATGGCATACGCCGAGGAGATGAGCCGGGCCGAGCCGGCCGTCACCGACGAGATGGTGTCCGGGCTGGTCGCGCAGCTGGGCGAGGCGGCGGTGATCGAGCTGACCGCGGTCATCGCGTTCGCCAACTTCTCCACCCGCGCCAACGTGGCTCTGGGCATCGAGTCCGACGGCTTCGCGGAGGCTTGTCAGCTCAAGCCCCTCGCGCAGGTTGGTGGCAGCCGCTAG